One region of Chryseobacterium sp. C-71 genomic DNA includes:
- a CDS encoding aldo/keto reductase: MEKRKVGLSGLEVSAIGLGCMNMSHGYGNIVERKDMIKLIHYALDNGVTMFDTAEMYGPFTNEELLGDALMKKHDQAIIATKFGFDYDSKTNEIKGLNSYPDHIRKSVEDSLKRLKTDHINLLYQHRVDPNVPIEDVAGTVKELIAEGKVGYFGLSAADEETIRKAHAVHPVTALQSEYSLWNRDLEETIFPALHELGIGFVAYGPLSHGLLTGKIDADTKFVSNDIRNRLPQFSEENRKKNQSVFSLFSEFAATKEATLAQLAIAWIINKNSEFIPIPGTTKLSRLEENIGAAQIKLSQKDIEEIEQIVKVEKYLD; encoded by the coding sequence ATGGAAAAAAGAAAGGTAGGACTTAGCGGTCTTGAAGTATCGGCTATCGGCTTGGGATGTATGAATATGAGCCACGGATATGGCAATATTGTAGAGAGAAAAGATATGATAAAGCTAATACATTACGCTTTAGATAACGGTGTTACTATGTTTGATACAGCAGAAATGTATGGTCCGTTCACCAACGAAGAACTGTTAGGTGATGCTTTAATGAAAAAACATGACCAAGCAATCATAGCTACGAAATTCGGATTTGATTATGATTCAAAAACAAACGAGATAAAAGGATTGAACAGCTATCCCGACCATATAAGGAAAAGCGTTGAGGATTCTTTGAAAAGGCTTAAAACCGACCACATCAATTTACTTTACCAGCATAGAGTAGACCCTAATGTGCCGATTGAAGATGTAGCAGGTACCGTCAAAGAGCTTATTGCTGAAGGAAAAGTAGGATATTTCGGGCTTTCTGCTGCCGACGAGGAGACTATCCGCAAAGCTCATGCAGTTCACCCTGTTACGGCATTGCAAAGTGAATATTCTTTATGGAATCGTGATCTCGAGGAAACCATTTTTCCGGCATTGCACGAATTAGGTATTGGGTTTGTTGCCTATGGACCTCTAAGTCATGGTCTTCTTACTGGCAAAATTGATGCTGATACAAAGTTTGTAAGCAATGATATCAGAAATCGTTTGCCTCAGTTTTCAGAGGAAAATCGAAAAAAGAATCAATCTGTCTTTTCATTATTTTCTGAGTTTGCAGCAACTAAGGAGGCTACCCTTGCTCAACTGGCCATAGCTTGGATAATTAATAAAAATTCCGAATTTATACCGATTCCCGGGACAACTAAACTCTCTCGGTTGGAAGAAAATATCGGTGCTGCACAGATTAAACTCTCACAGAAAGATATTGAAGAAATTGAGCAAATTGTGAAGGTAGAAAAGTATCTAGATTAA
- a CDS encoding AraC family transcriptional regulator, protein MISQTVFPDTYIQAALKHRGFKVGRSKVSKSAASTFGKRHFYKIVLSIGNVTVLYGEHLLKLNGAYLFVSNPHVPYSVEIVSEVQTGYSCLFTQEFIQPARLVESLRKSVLFDRSIIPSYKLSDAQCERISDLFEKMITEETSGYENKDDIMRLYVSMLLHETIKMRPNEERVLPVDASYRITRQFLESLENQFPVENLNRSLNLHTPQDFANHLGIHVNSLNRAIKKTTGKSTNILIANRITTEAKALLELTDWSISEIAYALGFEYPNYFSTFMKKNTGETPRFYRKS, encoded by the coding sequence ATGATATCACAAACCGTCTTTCCGGATACTTACATCCAGGCAGCCCTAAAGCATAGAGGATTCAAAGTTGGCAGAAGCAAAGTGTCAAAAAGTGCCGCAAGCACATTTGGTAAAAGGCATTTCTACAAAATTGTTTTAAGTATAGGCAACGTAACTGTTCTTTATGGAGAGCATTTACTGAAGCTGAACGGTGCTTATCTTTTTGTTTCTAATCCGCATGTTCCCTATTCAGTAGAGATAGTCTCTGAAGTCCAAACGGGGTATTCTTGTCTTTTTACTCAAGAGTTTATACAGCCAGCGAGATTGGTTGAGAGCCTGCGGAAGTCTGTTCTTTTTGATAGAAGTATAATTCCTTCCTACAAACTTAGCGATGCGCAATGTGAAAGGATAAGTGATTTATTTGAGAAAATGATTACAGAAGAAACTTCGGGATATGAGAATAAAGATGATATAATGAGGCTATATGTATCTATGTTGCTTCACGAGACAATTAAAATGAGACCAAATGAGGAGAGGGTATTACCTGTAGATGCATCCTATAGAATAACAAGACAATTTTTGGAATCGTTAGAAAATCAGTTTCCTGTAGAAAACCTGAACAGATCATTAAATTTGCATACACCACAGGACTTTGCAAACCACTTGGGTATCCATGTGAATTCCCTTAACCGAGCCATAAAAAAAACAACTGGAAAATCTACCAACATACTAATTGCCAATAGAATTACTACAGAAGCCAAGGCACTTCTAGAGTTGACAGATTGGAGTATTTCAGAAATTGCTTATGCCTTGGGATTTGAATATCCGAATTACTTCAGCACATTTATGAAAAAAAATACGGGTGAAACGCCAAGATTTTATCGAAAAAGTTAG
- a CDS encoding zinc-binding alcohol dehydrogenase family protein — MKAIGFKKSLPICDPESFIEFETDKPKPTGKELLVKVEAISVNPVDYKIRQNSLKDKTQDEPKVIGWDAVGIVEEVGNEVTLFKKGDKVFYAGDITKPGSNQEYQLVDERIVGFAPKNLTIEEAAAMPLTGLTAYEILFDRMGVSKEKDAGKSILIIGGAGGVGSIAIQIAKKLLGLTVITTASRPETVDWCQKMGADVVISHANLIEEVHDAGFENIDFIVDFVDLNQYWDALVTLIKPQGKIASISDPVHPVDLRQLKGKSVSFYWELMFTRAMFQTNDMIRQHEILNTISDLLDKDIIKSTLNNTINGFSSENLRKAHQQLESGKTIGKLVIKY; from the coding sequence ATGAAAGCAATAGGATTTAAAAAATCGTTACCTATCTGCGATCCTGAAAGTTTCATTGAATTTGAAACTGATAAGCCAAAACCAACAGGAAAAGAACTTTTGGTAAAAGTAGAAGCTATTTCCGTAAATCCGGTGGATTACAAAATCCGACAGAACAGCCTTAAAGACAAAACTCAGGATGAACCGAAAGTAATTGGTTGGGATGCTGTAGGCATAGTTGAGGAAGTTGGTAATGAAGTTACATTATTTAAAAAAGGTGATAAAGTTTTTTATGCAGGCGACATCACAAAACCCGGCTCAAATCAGGAATATCAACTTGTGGATGAAAGAATTGTTGGGTTTGCACCAAAAAACCTTACCATCGAGGAAGCTGCAGCAATGCCACTCACTGGGCTTACAGCATATGAAATATTATTCGACCGTATGGGAGTGTCAAAAGAAAAAGATGCCGGAAAATCTATATTAATTATTGGTGGTGCAGGCGGTGTAGGTTCTATTGCGATTCAAATAGCTAAAAAATTGTTGGGATTGACGGTCATCACTACAGCATCCAGACCGGAAACTGTTGACTGGTGTCAGAAAATGGGAGCGGACGTCGTTATTAGCCATGCAAATTTAATAGAAGAAGTACATGATGCAGGTTTCGAAAACATTGATTTCATTGTAGATTTTGTAGATCTTAATCAATATTGGGATGCACTTGTCACGTTAATCAAGCCACAAGGGAAAATTGCTTCCATTAGTGATCCCGTACATCCTGTGGATCTTCGACAACTCAAAGGAAAGAGTGTAAGTTTTTATTGGGAGCTTATGTTTACGAGAGCTATGTTTCAGACCAATGATATGATTCGTCAACACGAAATTTTAAATACAATTTCCGATTTATTAGATAAGGATATTATAAAATCAACTTTAAACAATACCATAAACGGTTTCTCCTCAGAGAACCTCAGAAAAGCACATCAGCAATTAGAATCAGGTAAAACAATTGGGAAATTAGTGATCAAGTATTAA
- a CDS encoding helix-turn-helix domain-containing protein — protein MYCIDNKKFPCTTSLTMKYIGGKWKAVILMHLIEKKRYNELRKECPMITERTLSLQLKEMEADGLIKRTVHTSKPPLKVEYELTDFGKTLIPILQSISEWGMKTALSNKNIQSIE, from the coding sequence ATGTATTGTATAGATAACAAAAAATTCCCTTGTACCACAAGCCTTACCATGAAATATATAGGCGGTAAATGGAAAGCGGTAATCCTGATGCACCTAATTGAAAAGAAGCGTTATAATGAATTAAGGAAAGAATGTCCTATGATCACAGAGCGTACTTTAAGCCTGCAATTAAAAGAAATGGAAGCAGACGGTTTAATTAAACGTACTGTTCATACAAGTAAACCTCCGCTTAAAGTTGAGTATGAATTAACCGATTTCGGCAAAACTCTCATCCCTATTCTTCAATCCATTTCAGAATGGGGAATGAAAACCGCTTTGAGTAATAAAAACATACAATCGATAGAATAA
- a CDS encoding helix-turn-helix transcriptional regulator, whose protein sequence is MKLLEVIKSLSNETRLNILTWLKDPFDHFPKEELNNYSPDLGVCVSDIAQKAGMSVPTVSDYLKTMSSAEILIATRKGQWTYYKRNEKAIQELARLIKEDL, encoded by the coding sequence ATGAAATTACTAGAGGTAATTAAATCATTATCAAATGAAACACGTCTTAATATCCTAACATGGTTAAAAGATCCATTTGATCATTTTCCTAAGGAAGAATTAAATAATTATAGTCCCGATTTAGGAGTATGCGTATCTGACATTGCTCAGAAAGCAGGAATGTCTGTTCCTACGGTCTCTGATTATTTAAAAACAATGTCATCTGCTGAGATTCTGATTGCAACCAGAAAGGGACAGTGGACATACTATAAGAGAAATGAAAAAGCAATTCAGGAATTAGCCAGACTGATAAAAGAAGATTTATAA
- a CDS encoding zinc-binding dehydrogenase, which produces MNPLDFQVRRGDYKNELQLPVITGHDVSGVIVEVGTGVKNFKVGDEVYYTPEIFNGHGSYAEYHVAKESIIGIKPKNISHVEAATFPLAAGTAWEMLYTRAQLKINQTILIHGGAGGVGIPTIQLAKAMGATVYTTARSVHHEFLKELGADYVIDYEKENYIDTILELTDGKGVDVVIDTIGGTTLSDSGKVLNQMGQVVTLVDIEIPQNLIHAWGKNATYHFVFTRQNRNKLDELTKLIESGKLKPVLNKVFPLAEIGKAHSLLEFRDSDPDFYGKIGVQIGN; this is translated from the coding sequence GTGAATCCCTTGGATTTTCAGGTTCGCAGAGGAGATTATAAAAATGAATTGCAACTGCCTGTAATCACAGGACACGATGTTTCAGGTGTGATTGTAGAAGTTGGAACAGGCGTCAAAAACTTTAAGGTGGGCGACGAAGTATATTACACTCCTGAAATTTTTAATGGCCATGGAAGCTATGCAGAATATCATGTCGCCAAGGAATCCATAATCGGTATTAAACCGAAAAATATCAGTCATGTAGAAGCCGCCACATTTCCTTTAGCAGCGGGAACTGCATGGGAGATGCTTTACACGAGAGCCCAACTTAAGATTAATCAAACGATCCTGATACATGGTGGTGCTGGAGGTGTAGGAATACCGACTATTCAATTGGCAAAAGCAATGGGCGCAACTGTTTATACGACAGCCAGAAGCGTTCACCATGAATTCCTTAAAGAATTGGGTGCGGATTATGTCATCGACTATGAAAAAGAAAATTATATCGACACTATTTTAGAGCTAACAGACGGTAAAGGTGTAGATGTTGTCATTGATACCATTGGTGGCACTACCCTTTCGGACAGCGGAAAGGTTCTCAACCAAATGGGACAAGTCGTTACTTTAGTTGATATTGAAATTCCACAAAATTTAATTCATGCATGGGGCAAAAATGCGACTTACCATTTTGTATTTACAAGACAGAACAGAAACAAACTGGATGAACTTACGAAACTAATCGAGTCTGGGAAATTAAAACCTGTGCTAAACAAAGTTTTCCCATTAGCAGAAATAGGTAAGGCACACAGTCTGCTTGAATTTAGAGATAGTGATCCTGATTTTTATGGAAAGATTGGTGTTCAAATCGGTAACTAA
- a CDS encoding nuclear transport factor 2 family protein, translating to MNNEEIFIKANKALAEGKYEEFIEYCADDIKWINVGGSTFNGKTEILKYINSSYDGITFTTEDHITEKDLVIEFGQIVFENIDNKKESSYCDIWKFKDGLIIEVRSFVI from the coding sequence ATGAATAACGAGGAAATTTTTATCAAGGCTAACAAAGCTTTGGCGGAAGGAAAATATGAAGAATTTATTGAGTATTGCGCTGATGATATCAAATGGATTAATGTTGGCGGAAGTACATTTAATGGTAAAACAGAAATCCTTAAATATATTAACTCTTCTTATGATGGTATAACTTTTACCACAGAAGATCATATCACAGAAAAAGATCTAGTCATCGAGTTTGGTCAGATCGTTTTTGAAAATATTGACAATAAAAAGGAAAGTTCTTACTGCGATATTTGGAAATTTAAAGATGGACTCATTATTGAAGTAAGGTCATTTGTTATTTAA
- a CDS encoding TetR/AcrR family transcriptional regulator, with protein MRPQKVSENDLMESLSKTFRAFGYEGASLKELSDETGLKKASLYHRFPNGKQEMAESVLLYLDQWVESHVFSALTNEKKDSVTGLKTGLEQIRLLYKGGENMCIFKALSMDAGLQLFENNLKESMQQWINSFVNIGLSFHLSPEKAEQFAIQNLIDIQGSLVLSKILNNKTIFENALKNIEQRYIK; from the coding sequence ATGAGACCACAAAAAGTATCAGAAAACGATTTAATGGAAAGCCTGTCCAAGACTTTTCGTGCATTTGGATATGAAGGAGCCAGCTTAAAGGAACTTTCAGACGAAACAGGATTGAAAAAGGCCAGTCTTTATCATCGGTTCCCTAATGGAAAACAAGAAATGGCAGAATCTGTTTTATTATATCTTGACCAGTGGGTTGAAAGTCATGTTTTTTCTGCACTAACGAATGAAAAAAAAGATTCAGTTACGGGATTAAAAACAGGATTGGAACAAATCCGACTGCTCTACAAAGGAGGCGAAAACATGTGTATATTCAAAGCACTATCTATGGACGCAGGTTTACAACTTTTTGAGAATAATCTCAAAGAAAGCATGCAACAATGGATTAACTCATTCGTAAACATTGGACTTTCATTTCATTTATCACCTGAAAAAGCAGAACAATTCGCTATCCAAAATTTAATAGACATTCAAGGTAGTTTGGTTCTCTCTAAAATACTAAATAACAAGACCATTTTTGAAAATGCATTGAAAAATATTGAACAAAGATATATCAAATAA
- a CDS encoding alpha/beta fold hydrolase, with protein MKHTTILFFALLLFGCNKTSKESTEINNHSITDADMKTTKFRKLMVNGINIAYREAGNSEKPTLVLLHGYPASSHQYRKVLDQLSDDYHLIAPDYPGFGDSDLSAPDQYEYTFDNIANTIDDFLEKKGLSSYAIVMQDYGAPIGFRIATKHPERVTAIITQNGNAYEEGLGEGWKLIRELWKDRNEKTESVLLPAFTLEGLKNEYTHGTRNKENINPDSWQLDYLRMSRPNAHKVNLDLWYDYQNNVKLYPKWQKYLRDYQPPLLVVWGKNDVYFPESGAAAYKKDVKNIDYNIYDTGHFAMEEEGEAIIEKIRSFMNKLDK; from the coding sequence ATGAAACACACAACAATTTTATTTTTTGCATTACTACTATTTGGATGTAATAAAACATCCAAAGAATCAACCGAAATAAATAATCATTCTATAACAGATGCAGATATGAAAACAACAAAATTTAGAAAACTAATGGTAAACGGCATCAACATCGCTTACCGGGAAGCAGGGAACTCAGAAAAGCCTACTCTGGTACTCTTACATGGGTATCCTGCTTCATCCCATCAATACCGAAAAGTGCTTGATCAGTTATCGGACGACTACCATTTGATTGCACCAGATTATCCGGGATTTGGTGATAGTGACCTTTCGGCGCCTGATCAATATGAATACACTTTTGATAATATAGCCAATACTATTGATGATTTTTTAGAAAAAAAAGGGTTAAGCTCTTATGCCATAGTAATGCAGGATTATGGTGCTCCTATTGGATTTAGAATCGCTACAAAACATCCGGAAAGAGTTACTGCTATTATAACACAAAACGGAAATGCTTATGAAGAAGGCCTCGGTGAAGGATGGAAACTTATAAGAGAATTATGGAAAGATCGGAATGAGAAAACAGAATCAGTTTTATTACCAGCTTTTACTCTTGAAGGTCTGAAAAATGAATACACGCACGGCACCAGAAATAAAGAAAATATAAATCCTGATTCTTGGCAGTTAGATTATCTGCGTATGTCTCGCCCCAATGCACACAAGGTAAATCTTGATCTGTGGTATGACTACCAAAATAATGTCAAGCTATACCCAAAATGGCAAAAATATCTTCGTGATTATCAGCCACCATTACTCGTTGTTTGGGGTAAGAATGATGTTTATTTTCCGGAAAGCGGTGCAGCAGCGTATAAAAAAGATGTCAAAAACATCGATTATAATATTTATGATACAGGTCACTTTGCCATGGAAGAAGAAGGTGAGGCAATCATCGAAAAAATCCGTAGCTTCATGAATAAACTGGATAAATAG
- a CDS encoding helix-turn-helix domain-containing protein, with translation MLSIQLKSLEEDGIIKKEVFNVKPPLKVEYSLTDFGKTLIPLLQYLVTWGSFVVKEKSYSIHTKK, from the coding sequence ATGCTTTCAATTCAATTGAAAAGTTTAGAAGAGGACGGTATTATAAAAAAAGAAGTTTTTAATGTAAAACCGCCCTTAAAAGTAGAATATTCATTAACTGATTTTGGCAAAACACTTATACCTTTATTACAATATTTGGTTACTTGGGGAAGTTTTGTTGTCAAAGAAAAATCATACTCAATACACACAAAAAAGTAA
- a CDS encoding helix-turn-helix domain-containing protein, with amino-acid sequence MSDFLIGIGKRLKDIRKKNNLTINDLASKAHVSNGLVSRIENGRTIPSLPVLLELIQSLDIDASYFFEGVEKKSNAKFIFVPKENQQVIEKEVEAEGFKYMHIFSKSLHSLGFEAVLLTLEPNSKRDKVITDAWEFKYILKGKVKYIIDNEEIELQEGDSLYFNGKLPHVPVSISDEDCMMLVLYFYSDKS; translated from the coding sequence ATGAGTGACTTTTTAATTGGTATCGGAAAAAGATTAAAAGATATAAGGAAGAAAAACAATCTTACCATCAACGATCTTGCATCAAAAGCTCATGTGAGTAATGGTTTGGTTTCAAGAATCGAGAATGGGAGGACAATTCCATCACTGCCTGTTTTACTTGAACTGATACAGTCTTTGGATATTGATGCCAGTTATTTTTTTGAAGGCGTTGAGAAAAAATCTAATGCTAAATTCATTTTTGTACCTAAAGAAAATCAACAGGTTATAGAAAAAGAAGTGGAAGCTGAAGGTTTTAAATACATGCATATTTTCAGCAAAAGTCTTCATTCATTAGGCTTTGAAGCGGTCTTGCTCACCTTAGAGCCCAATTCTAAAAGAGATAAAGTAATTACGGATGCTTGGGAATTTAAATATATTTTAAAAGGTAAAGTAAAATACATTATTGATAATGAAGAAATTGAGCTTCAGGAAGGCGACTCGCTTTATTTCAATGGAAAATTACCGCACGTTCCGGTCAGTATTTCCGATGAAGATTGTATGATGTTGGTGCTTTATTTTTACTCAGATAAAAGCTGA
- a CDS encoding TonB-dependent receptor — MDAIIKKSLFPLFACCTIFVSAQKQIVTGTVSDNNQPLPGATVKIKGNSKIVITDVDGKFSVNDLKPGHYDLQFTYIGYEPQNMTIDLVSDQSLDLGIISMFQKQKNIDEVVVTGSLKNSEARALNMQKNAINISNVIASDGIGKLPDRNAAETVQRVQGVSIERDQGEGRFVSLRGLPPFWASTTINGNRLPTAEEETTSRATAFDFFPTELISYVHVNKSFTPDMEADGIGGGVNFITKTPPMKTEFRGTLGTGYNAKSDKGVYNLGLLYGGRTKDKKFGYLVNFSHFIRNWSTDNFEARRSGDEGVFRMELRDYNGVRKTTGANAALEYVLSPKSTLYLKGMYGTLSDDETHYKHRVRFDKFSAANNTARVELQNIHNLLITELTSVSLGGVHQLNKSKIDWDLSYYNNLFKYGNIPDKQNNSYYVIKYTQSGVGINPDYISDKGNGPRAYWKADGGKLDLKDPDVLFGFYSNPNFKMDASQMRFTDLEFYKVYVQEKDKIVAGFNHEINASDKLTLKYGLKYRDKERNARFSDIFYNWSNGTAPLLSDFSQHITTQPGAANYLSEMNTNIGNTFGPVLSTGGMDQFWFQNQGNLTINKTDSEALEYNKALGRNFDVFEKHADAYGMGTYKINDKITVLGGLRLSNTHTKVKGYNVVGDVLTPVENTKNYLAVLPMLHLKYMINDKTNLRFAATRTFSRPNFGDLTPGGTYSEADNEFKGGNPNLNPTYSINLDLMGEYYFSNVGILSGGVFYKSITDPIFQDSFIGNYNGINGVQFSAPNNGKAAWLGGIELGINRRFDFLPGFLQYFGTQLNATFMTSEMEKPSGRMVKLPYQAKELYNIQLFFEKKGFNARLAYNHKGKFAVEYAEEDLYDSYYGKYSNLDFGTSYQINKHITVFADVNNILNKPLIYHFGKDEQRPEQVEYYGVRGNIGVKLNF, encoded by the coding sequence ATGGATGCAATTATAAAAAAATCTTTATTTCCTCTTTTTGCTTGCTGTACCATATTTGTATCGGCACAAAAACAAATTGTCACCGGAACCGTTTCAGATAACAATCAGCCACTTCCGGGTGCAACGGTTAAGATCAAAGGCAATTCAAAAATCGTTATTACAGATGTTGACGGAAAATTCTCTGTCAATGATCTTAAGCCTGGTCACTACGATTTACAATTTACATACATCGGTTATGAACCTCAAAATATGACGATTGATTTGGTATCAGATCAGTCATTAGATTTGGGAATTATTTCGATGTTTCAGAAACAGAAAAATATTGATGAAGTTGTAGTCACCGGATCTTTGAAAAACAGCGAAGCCCGTGCCTTGAATATGCAGAAAAACGCAATCAATATTTCAAACGTCATCGCCTCAGACGGTATCGGAAAACTACCGGACAGAAACGCTGCTGAAACGGTACAAAGAGTTCAGGGAGTTTCCATCGAGCGTGATCAGGGAGAAGGAAGATTTGTTTCATTAAGAGGACTTCCGCCATTCTGGGCTTCAACAACTATCAATGGAAACAGGCTTCCAACTGCAGAAGAAGAAACAACTTCAAGAGCTACTGCATTCGATTTCTTCCCTACTGAATTAATTTCTTACGTACACGTCAACAAATCGTTCACTCCCGATATGGAAGCAGACGGAATTGGCGGCGGTGTGAATTTCATCACCAAAACTCCACCGATGAAAACGGAATTCAGAGGAACCTTAGGAACGGGTTACAATGCAAAGTCTGATAAAGGCGTTTACAATCTGGGTCTGCTTTACGGAGGAAGAACAAAAGATAAAAAATTCGGATATCTTGTTAATTTTTCACACTTCATCAGAAACTGGTCAACGGATAATTTTGAAGCAAGACGAAGTGGTGACGAAGGAGTTTTCAGAATGGAACTTCGTGATTATAATGGGGTAAGAAAAACTACAGGAGCAAATGCTGCTTTAGAATATGTGTTGTCTCCGAAAAGCACCTTGTATCTGAAAGGAATGTACGGAACCCTTTCTGATGACGAAACTCACTACAAACACAGAGTGAGATTTGATAAATTCAGTGCGGCCAATAACACGGCTAGAGTTGAGCTTCAGAATATTCATAATTTACTGATCACAGAACTGACTTCGGTTTCTTTGGGCGGAGTTCATCAGCTGAACAAAAGTAAAATCGACTGGGATCTTTCTTATTATAACAATCTTTTTAAATACGGAAATATTCCGGATAAGCAGAATAATTCTTACTACGTGATTAAATATACTCAAAGCGGTGTAGGCATCAACCCGGATTATATTTCAGATAAAGGAAATGGCCCGAGAGCGTATTGGAAAGCAGATGGCGGAAAACTAGATTTAAAAGATCCAGATGTATTATTTGGTTTTTACAGCAACCCGAATTTTAAAATGGATGCTTCTCAAATGAGATTCACCGATCTTGAATTTTATAAAGTGTATGTTCAGGAGAAAGATAAAATCGTTGCGGGTTTCAACCACGAAATTAATGCTTCAGACAAATTAACTTTGAAATACGGATTAAAATACCGCGACAAAGAACGTAACGCACGCTTTTCTGACATTTTCTACAATTGGTCAAACGGAACAGCTCCGTTGTTGTCAGATTTCAGTCAGCATATCACCACTCAACCCGGAGCTGCGAATTATCTGAGTGAAATGAATACGAATATCGGAAACACTTTCGGACCTGTACTTTCTACAGGCGGGATGGATCAGTTCTGGTTCCAGAATCAGGGGAATTTAACCATCAACAAAACCGATTCTGAGGCATTAGAATACAACAAAGCTTTAGGAAGAAATTTCGATGTTTTCGAAAAACATGCAGATGCTTACGGTATGGGAACTTATAAAATCAATGACAAAATAACCGTTTTAGGAGGTTTGAGATTATCGAACACGCACACCAAAGTGAAAGGTTACAATGTTGTTGGTGACGTATTGACGCCAGTGGAAAATACCAAAAACTATCTTGCGGTTTTACCGATGTTGCATTTAAAATATATGATCAACGATAAGACCAACTTACGATTTGCTGCAACCCGTACGTTTTCAAGACCAAATTTTGGGGATCTTACTCCGGGTGGTACATACAGTGAAGCAGATAATGAGTTTAAAGGCGGAAATCCGAACCTGAACCCGACCTACTCTATCAATCTGGATTTAATGGGTGAATATTATTTCTCCAATGTCGGGATTTTGAGCGGTGGAGTTTTCTATAAATCAATCACTGACCCGATTTTCCAGGATTCTTTTATCGGAAATTATAATGGAATTAATGGTGTACAATTCAGTGCTCCAAACAACGGAAAAGCAGCTTGGTTAGGCGGAATCGAATTGGGAATCAACCGAAGATTTGATTTTTTGCCGGGATTCCTTCAGTATTTCGGAACACAGCTGAATGCTACCTTCATGACTTCTGAAATGGAAAAACCAAGCGGAAGAATGGTAAAACTACCTTATCAGGCGAAAGAACTGTACAATATTCAGTTGTTCTTCGAGAAAAAAGGATTTAACGCAAGGCTGGCTTACAATCACAAAGGAAAATTTGCAGTAGAATATGCCGAAGAAGATCTTTACGATTCTTACTACGGAAAATACAGCAATCTTGACTTCGGAACTTCGTACCAAATCAATAAGCATATCACTGTTTTTGCCGATGTCAACAACATTCTGAACAAACCGTTGATTTATCATTTCGGAAAAGATGAGCAAAGACCTGAACAGGTAGAATATTATGGTGTAAGAGGAAATATCGGGGTAAAACTTAATTTCTAG